The genomic interval AGGACAATCTTGCCAGTCTTGAGAAAAAAGAAAAGAATCTCAAGGAAGAGATTAGTCTGCTAAACAATGAGGAATATGTACTGGAGATAGCCAGAACGAACTATTTCTTCTCCAAAGAAGGCGAATTAATTTTTAAAATTCCCGACAAGTCCCCTTCATATTGACACACTTTTGCAAGACTGGCTATAATATAGTAGAAGTACACTTTTCAAAATTCTAAGGAGGAGCACTTTTTTTATGTCAATCGAAGTAGGCAGCAAGCTGCAGGGTAAGGTGACCGGCATTACTAATTTTGGAGCCTTTGTCGAAATTGAGGAAGGAAAAACAGGATTGGTTCATATTAGTGAGGTCGCTGACAATTATGTGAAAGACATTAATGAGTATTTGAATGTTGGTGACAGTGTGACAGTAAAAGTCATTAATGTAGAGAAGGATGGGAAGATCGGCCTATCCATTAAAAAAGCAAAGGACAAACCGCCACGCCAAAAGAGCCGACAGCGTACAGAGTCCTTTGAATCTAAAATGAATAAGTTTCTAAAAGATTCGGATGAACGTTTAGCCTCTTTGAAGAAGCACACGGAGTCCAAGCGGGGAGGTCGTGGTGCAAAAAGGGGATAGCAGTTTGCTGTCTATGATCAATTGATGCGAAATTTGATGCGGAATTCACCATATATAAAAAAGGCAGGCATTACCCAAAGTGGGATGCCTGCTTTTTTAGTACCACCAACTTATACAAAAATAGCAAAGTAAAAAAAGCAATCTTCATAAATTTTGTTAGCTTATAAGTGCAGTTGATATATAGTGCGACGTAATTACTGAAAGTTCTCTATAGGTACGACAACTTTTCGTGCACCGTCCGGGGTCGCTCTGGAGACCCCGCAGTGCAACGAGCATTACCTCTACCGAATAAGCTACGAGTTGCGAGGAGTGCTGCATCACTGAAATCACTTCTAACACGACGAGCACCCAGCACGAGGAGGCTCATCAGCTGCCCACGGAAAGCGACGAGCGAAACTTCCACCGAATAAGCTGCAAGTTGCGAGGAGCGTATGCTTCGCCGAATCAGCTTGCAACGTAACGAGCACACAAGTGTATTTCCGCAGCGGCGATTTAACACTTATACAAAGTTACGTCGCATTATATACAAATTGTTCAGCAGGGTTTCGGGGTGTGGCACAAAAAGCACAGACTTTAAAAAAAGAACCGGTTTCTGCACCGGTTCTTTTTTGTCTAATTATTTGGTTTGAATAGCGGCGGAGGGGATCGAACCCACGACCTTACGGGTATGAACCGTACGCTCTCGCCAGCTGAGCTACGCCGCCGAATTAGTCACAAATGATATATTACAACAGCATGGACGATGTGTCAATGGGGTTTTTGAATTGCTTAGGAAATTATAGATTTGGGTTGCTGTGGACAACTGAGGTACCAAATAAGTCACGTCCGGCTCCAGCGCTAAAGCTGTAGCGAGACTTCCTTCACCTCCGTACGATAAAGAAGACTTGCCGATCGGTGAAACCGGAGGCACCGGAGGCATAGTCGCACTTATACCCTTGTGGTGAAAGTCAACATCGACTCTAGAAGTTCAAGGAAGGCCGACTAAAATCGGGCTTTGCGCCCAACGTCGGCATACCCCGTATAGGGGCATGTTTCCTTTTCGCTCTCCAAGCATAAGGTTCACTTTGACTTTCGCCATTATTGGCGATAAGTCAAGTTCGTCTAATCTCCTGCGGCTAGTAGGGAAGATCGGCTAAGCCCGCCGCGATGCGCGGCAACGCCGACCCACCTGCGACGCGCAGGCGCAGTCCGTACGTCGCTACGACGCAAAGGACGTGCTAGTGCAGGCGTTGCGACAGGACGTCGCGTTCTTAGCCTGCCCGGGCGCTTGCGCCTTTGTTCTTCATTAGACATAAATAAACAGAATGTGGAATGTTATGTAGAATATCGCTTGTCTGTCTGGAAAGAAGTCGAACGATTTTTTGTTTCCGTCCTCTTGTTTTGACAAAAAAAGTAAGCATATTGTGTTTTAATGGGTTGCAAGAAGGAGTGGTTGAATATGATAAATTCTGTTCCAGAGCTCAAACCTGCCGCACGCGATGTGCATGATCGTTTCCTGGACAAGTTCCGTATAAAAATATCATCGGCACTAAAGACATTGCTGTTTGAAAAGGGTTGGCTGTTATATCTTGTCGGCTTTTTACTAGGAAGGGCAGTTATATTGTCCGTTGTTTCTCCTTTTGCTATCGCATTTTTAGCGACCATATGGTTTGTCCAGCGGGAGCGTTCCGCTAAAGTGATGCTCTTTGCTTTGTGTGGTGCCTTAAGCTATTCACTGATCCATGGCGCATTTATTACCTTAGCTATGTTTGTATTTCTTTTTATGGCAGGTCTTGTAAAACACACCCAAAAACAGCAAGTGCTGCTGCCGTTTATTGTATTCATTTCAACAGCGGCGCCAAGAGTGTTTCTTTACTCCATTGGTGATCAGTTATCATCCTATGAATGGATGTTGCTCTCGGTGGAGGGAGTCCTAGGAACTGTCCTAGTATTAATCTTTATGCAGAGCATTCCATTATTATCACCACAACGTTATAAACCTGCGTTAAAAAATGAGGAGATTGTTTGCATGATTATCCTCATTGCATCGATACTGACCGGCACTATCGGTTGGGAAATATATGATGCATCCATAGAACAGATTTTTTCACGTTATTTTGTATTGCTGCTTGCATTTGTTGGTGGAGCGGCAATTGGCTCAACTGTCGGAGTTGTCGCAGGTCTCATCTTGTCGCTGGCAGATGTAGCTAATCTTTATCAGATGAGTTTGCTTGCCTTTTCCGGGTTGCTTGGCGGACTGCTGAAAGAAGGAAAAAAGCCGGGGGTAAGTGCGGGACTCTTAGTCGGGACGTTTCTAGTTGCCATTTACGCGGACGTGGCTGCCGTGGTGCCTTCCTTAATGGAGACGTTAATGGCTATCATCCTATTTATTTTGACCCCGGCTAGCTTGATTAAGAAACTGTCTCGGTATATTCCTGGAACAGAGGAATACACGAATGAACAGGAGCAATATTTACAGAAGGTCCGCAATGTAACAGCAAAACGTGTGGAACAATTCTCCAATGTATTTGATGCACTGTCCAAAAGCTTCTCGGCAGCAGAGGACATAAAAGAAGATGATGTGGATGACAGACAAGAAACGGATTACTTTTTGAGCCAAGTAGCTGAAAAGACATGCCAGTCCTGTTTCATGAAAGAACGTTGTTGGCAGCAACAGTTCGACAAGACGTATTCATTAATGGAATATATGAAAAATGATCTTGCCGATGGAAGAGAACCTAATCGCAAATTGGTGCACAACTTTGAAAACCATTGTGTGAAATCCAAAAAAGTTGTTGACGCGATGAAGGAAGAGATTTCTTTTTATGAGGCGAATAAGCAGTTGAAAAAGCAAGTTACAGAAAGCAAACAGTTTGTTGCCGATCAACTACGGGGCGTGTCAGATGTGATGGATGATTTTGCTAATGAGATTCTAAAGGAACGGAAACATCATGAAAAACAGGAAATGCAGATTATGAATGCATTGCAGAATATGGGCATTGAAGTAGAAAAGCTTGATATTTATGGACTCGACAAGGGTAACATCGACATCGAAATGACGTTGTCTTTTTACGATTATCATGGCGAAGGGTCCAAACTTATTGCCCCGGTTCTGTCAGATATTCTAAATGAGATGATCATCGTTAAAAAAGAAGAGGTTTCTCCGTTTCCAAATGGCTATTGTCAATTGGCGTTTGGTTCGGCTAAGGAATACGTGGTGGAAACCGGGATTGCTAATGCGGCGAAAGGAGGCGGCCTTGTCTCAGGGGACAGTTACCGAACGATTGAACTTGGAGAAGGAAAGCATGCCTTAGCAATTAGCGACGGCATGGGTAACGGCCAGCGAGCAAATGAAGAGAGTGAAGAGACACTCCGGCTTCTTCAGCAGATTCTACAGACGGGCATTCCTGAAAAAGTAGCTATCAAATCGATTAATTCTATTTTATCACTTCGCACCCGGGACGAGATGTATGCAACGCTGGATCTTGCCGTTGTCAATTTGCATAATGCATTTGTCAGGTTTCTGAAAATCGGTTCTACACCAAGTTTTATTAAACGTGGTGACGAAATTATCAAGGTAGAAGCAAGCAACTTACCAATGGGGATTATTCAGGAGTTTGATGTAGATATTGTCGGTGAACAACTTAAGTCAGAGGATATTCTGATCATGATGAGTGACGGTATCTTTGATGGTCCAAAACATATCGAAAATACGGAAGTGTGGCTGAAACGAAAAATCCGTGAAATAAAAACAGATGACGCGCAAGAAATTGCTGATTTATTGCTTGAAGAAGTTGTAAGGACAAGGTCGGGCGCCATTGAGGATGATATGACAGTCGTTGTTGCCAAGGTACAGAAAAATGCACCACAATGGACGTCTATCCCTATTTACTCTGACGAAAAGGCACAGTAACCATCGATGGTCGAGGCAGTCCGATGTGTCCGCAAATGGCGGTTTTCATCGGGCTGTTTTTTAATAGCAGGCCACATGTATATTGTTCCCTGTTTGTGTCGATGATGATAGTGGATTCAACAGGGAGGTATGCTAGGTGAAAAAGGGAACATTGAAACAAATCTTGCTGATTACCGATGGCTGTTCCAATAAAGGGGAAGATCCTTCCGTTACAGCAGCATTGGCCCAGCAGCAGGGTATCGCTGTCAATGTAATTGGTATTCTCGATGATGATCAGACAGAAGAACCTGAGGGATTGCAGGAAGTAGAAGATATTGCAAACTCTGGCGGCGGTCTTAGTCAGATTGTTTACAAGCAGGCCTTATCCCAAACGGTTCAGATGGTAACGAAGCAGGCGATGACCCAGACCATTCAAGGATTTGTCAATCAGGAATTGAAGCAGATTCTCGGTCCGGAAAAGGATCTGGAAGAGATTGAGCCTGATAAACGTGGGGAGATTATGGAAGTTGTGGAAGACATGGGTGAAACGTGCGATTTGGAGGTTCTTATATTGGTCGATACAAGTGCCAGCATGCATGATAAACTTCCAACAGTCAAAGAAGCGCTGGTTGACTTGTCGATTAGTCTGAATGCCCGGATTGGCCGCAATCGTTTCTGTATTTATCATTTTCCAGGGAGACGCAAGGAAATGGAGAAAGTGTTGGACTGGTCTCCGAAACTTGATTCTATCTCCAGCGTTTTCCCAAAACTGTCCAGTGGTGGTATAACGCCAACGGGTCCAGCAATACGAGAAGCAATGTACCAATTTGGCAAGAAGGGCTTATTAAGGAGCTTGAGGGATGAAGATGAACCAGGCATGGAAGAAGCAGGGCATTAATATACGACCAGGGACAGTCATAACCGGCAAGTGGCACCAGAAGCGGTATGTCATAAAAAAGAGACTCGGCAGGGGTGCAGTCGGTACTGTCTATCTCTGTGAACAAAACGGCAGCTATGTAGCGTTGAAGATTAGTGACAGTGCTGCATCTATGACCGTGGAAGTGAATGTGCTCAAATCGCTAGAGAAGGTTCAAGGCAATCGTCTTGGACCTTCTTTACTGGATGTAGATGATTGGGAGGTTTCCTCTAATCATAAGTATACCTTTTATGTCATGGAATATCTCGACGGAGAGTCATTAGGCAGCTTT from Lentibacillus cibarius carries:
- a CDS encoding VWA domain-containing protein, translated to MKKGTLKQILLITDGCSNKGEDPSVTAALAQQQGIAVNVIGILDDDQTEEPEGLQEVEDIANSGGGLSQIVYKQALSQTVQMVTKQAMTQTIQGFVNQELKQILGPEKDLEEIEPDKRGEIMEVVEDMGETCDLEVLILVDTSASMHDKLPTVKEALVDLSISLNARIGRNRFCIYHFPGRRKEMEKVLDWSPKLDSISSVFPKLSSGGITPTGPAIREAMYQFGKKGLLRSLRDEDEPGMEEAGH
- the spoIIE gene encoding stage II sporulation protein E, which codes for MINSVPELKPAARDVHDRFLDKFRIKISSALKTLLFEKGWLLYLVGFLLGRAVILSVVSPFAIAFLATIWFVQRERSAKVMLFALCGALSYSLIHGAFITLAMFVFLFMAGLVKHTQKQQVLLPFIVFISTAAPRVFLYSIGDQLSSYEWMLLSVEGVLGTVLVLIFMQSIPLLSPQRYKPALKNEEIVCMIILIASILTGTIGWEIYDASIEQIFSRYFVLLLAFVGGAAIGSTVGVVAGLILSLADVANLYQMSLLAFSGLLGGLLKEGKKPGVSAGLLVGTFLVAIYADVAAVVPSLMETLMAIILFILTPASLIKKLSRYIPGTEEYTNEQEQYLQKVRNVTAKRVEQFSNVFDALSKSFSAAEDIKEDDVDDRQETDYFLSQVAEKTCQSCFMKERCWQQQFDKTYSLMEYMKNDLADGREPNRKLVHNFENHCVKSKKVVDAMKEEISFYEANKQLKKQVTESKQFVADQLRGVSDVMDDFANEILKERKHHEKQEMQIMNALQNMGIEVEKLDIYGLDKGNIDIEMTLSFYDYHGEGSKLIAPVLSDILNEMIIVKKEEVSPFPNGYCQLAFGSAKEYVVETGIANAAKGGGLVSGDSYRTIELGEGKHALAISDGMGNGQRANEESEETLRLLQQILQTGIPEKVAIKSINSILSLRTRDEMYATLDLAVVNLHNAFVRFLKIGSTPSFIKRGDEIIKVEASNLPMGIIQEFDVDIVGEQLKSEDILIMMSDGIFDGPKHIENTEVWLKRKIREIKTDDAQEIADLLLEEVVRTRSGAIEDDMTVVVAKVQKNAPQWTSIPIYSDEKAQ
- a CDS encoding S1 domain-containing RNA-binding protein; protein product: MSIEVGSKLQGKVTGITNFGAFVEIEEGKTGLVHISEVADNYVKDINEYLNVGDSVTVKVINVEKDGKIGLSIKKAKDKPPRQKSRQRTESFESKMNKFLKDSDERLASLKKHTESKRGGRGAKRG